In Populus trichocarpa isolate Nisqually-1 chromosome 16, P.trichocarpa_v4.1, whole genome shotgun sequence, a genomic segment contains:
- the LOC7460356 gene encoding myb family transcription factor PHL7: MGRSRSDRSNKDRLRWTQELHDRFEEAVNQLGGPDRATPKGILRAMGIPGLTIYHVKSHLQKYRISKFIPETNRGKFERRNISEMLPNFSATSGAQLNEALLMQMEVHRRLSDQLVVQKSLKLKIEAQGRFLERIVEENQNGNPKHTKSFSPVSMPSLCDSESNAKEFETDTEGEKVEIQSEEDFQALKRLRTEHHVLPSRYQLEPLNPDPYNQNMVLQRDAKFSHPSHDVNFPWDILATCSSPLEPSFF; this comes from the exons ATGGGTCGAAGTCGCTCCGACAGATCTAACAAAGACAGATTGCGTTGGACACAAGAACTACATGATCGGTTCGAAGAGGCTGTTAATCAACTTGGTGGTCCTGATA GAGCAACACCGAAAGGTATCTTGAGGGCTATGGGCATCCCTGGATTGACTATCTACCATGTCAAGAGCCATTTGCag AAATACAGAATCTCGAAGTTTATCCCAGAAACCAACA GAGGCAAGTTTGAAAGGAGAAATATTTCAGAAATGTTACCGAATTTCAGTGCAACATC AGGTGCTCAACTAAATGAAGCGTTACTGATGCAAATGGAGGTCCATAGGCGACTGAGTGATCAACTTGTG GTTCAAAAGAGCTTGAAGCTTAAAATTGAAGCCCAAGGGAGATTCCTTGAGAGAATTGTGGAGGAAAATCAAAATGGAAATCCAAAACACACCAAGTCTTTCTCTCCGGTATCAATGCCATCTCTCTGCGATTCAGAATCAAATGCTAAGGAATTTGAAACTGATACGGAGGGTGAGAAAGTTGAAATACAGTCTGAAGAAGACTTTCAAGCTCTTAAGAGATTAAGGACCGAACACCATGTTTTGCCTTCACGGTATCAACTGGAACCTCTCAATCCAGATCCTTACAATCAAAACATGGTTCTTCAAAGAGATGCAAAATTTTCACATCCATCTCATGACGTCAACTTCCCATGGGACATTTTGGCCACCTGTTCATCACCTCTAGAGCCTAGTTTTTTCTAG
- the LOC7460357 gene encoding jasmonate-induced oxygenase 2, giving the protein MMNCLQSWPEPVVRVQSLAASGIQAIPERYVKPPSHRPLSNSDFSLPQEVNIPVIDFQNVFSNDQRLREEALRCIYRACSEWGFFQVVNHGVSHELMKGVREIWREFFNLPVEVKQEYANSPATYEGYGSRLGVEKGATLDWSDYFFLHYMPVSLRNQNKWPATPASCRELVAEYGREVVKLGGKLMKAFSMNLGLEEDFLLDAFGGEENVGACLRVNYYPKCPQPDLTLGLSPHSDPGGMTILLPDENVAGLQVRRKDSWVTVKPAPNAFIINIGDQIQVLSNAIYQSVEHRVIVNSNKDRVSLAFFYNPKSDLLIEPSKELVTVDRPALYPPMTFDEYRLYIRTKGPCGKKQVESLKSPSPCNEC; this is encoded by the exons atgatgaactGCTTGCAGAGTTGGCCAGAACCTGTGGTTCGAGTCCAATCTTTAGCCGCAAGTGGTATCCAGGCAATCCCAGAGCGTTATGTTAAGCCACCTTCTCACAGACCGTTATCAAACAGTGATTTCTCACTACCTCAGGAGGTCAACATTCCTGTTATTGATTTCCAAAACGTTTTCTCTAACGACCAACGCCTCCGCGAAGAGGCCCTCCGTTGTATCTACAGAGCCTGTAGTGAATGGGGCTTCTTTCAAGTAGTGAACCATGGTGTGAGCCACGAACTGATGAAGGGGGTTCGTGAGATTTGGCGCGAGTTCTTTAACCTGCCAGTAGAAGTGAAGCAAGAGTATGCTAACAGTCCTGCTACGTATGAGGGGTATGGTAGCCGGTTGGGCGTGGAGAAAGGAGCAACTCTTGATTGGAGTGATTATTTCTTCCTTCATTACATGCCTGTTTCTCTCAGAAACCAAAACAAGTGGCCTGCAACCCCAGCTTCTTGCCG GGAATTGGTAGCTGAGTACGGCCGCGAGGTGGTTAAACTTGGTGGAAAGCTGATGAAGGCATTCTCTATGAACCTTGGCCTGGAAGAGGACTTCCTCCTTGATGCTTTTGGCGGAGAGGAAAATGTCGGTGCATGTTTAAGGGTTAATTACTATCCAAAGTGTCCACAGCCAGACCTCACACTAGGCCTCTCGCCGCACTCCGACCCTGGTGGAATGACCATTCTCCTGCCTGATGAAAACGTGGCTGGACTGCAAGTCCGTAGAAAGGACAGTTGGGTCACCGTTAAGCCAGCACCAAACGCCTTTATTATAAACATAGGGGATCAAATCCAG GTACTGAGCAATGCCATCTACCAGAGCGTGGAGCACAGGGTGATTGTGAATTCTAATAAAGATAGAGTCTCTCTTGCCTTCTTCTATAACCCCAAGAGTGACTTGCTCATTGAACCATCCAAGGAACTCGTCACCGTCGACCGGCCGGCCCTCTACCCACCGATGACATTCGATGAATACAGACTTTACATTAGGACAAAGGGTCCCTGCGGCAAGAAACAAGTTGAATCCCTAAAATCTCCTAGTCCATGTAATGAATGTTGA